From the genome of Mesorhizobium japonicum MAFF 303099, one region includes:
- a CDS encoding MBL fold metallo-hydrolase: MSRGRNPLEHTLAARKKAANRYYSGPPSDHFDGTLFFNPGGQMPGRFTDLLKWQFNGQRAKWPATSPSPFPQARPAAKVEGTDLTVTMVGHSTLLIQTAGLNILTDPVWSQRTSPFSFAGPKRVNAPGIVFDDLPPIDLVLVSHNHYDHLDLATLKRLKEKHDPLVVTPLGNDVLIGEAVPDMRLSAHDWGDKVDIADRAAIHIEPAHHWSARGARDRRMALWAGFVIETPGGKLYFAGDTGFHDGINYRLMADKHGGFRFAILPIGAYEPRWFMAPQHQNPREAVQGMKLCKAAFAAGCHWGTFHLTDEPMDEPVRKLAEALDAEGLPQERFRALQPGEVWDVPEIDHR, translated from the coding sequence ATGTCTAGGGGCCGAAACCCGCTGGAGCATACCTTGGCCGCGAGAAAGAAAGCCGCCAACCGCTATTACAGCGGTCCGCCCAGCGACCATTTCGATGGCACCTTGTTCTTCAACCCCGGCGGCCAGATGCCCGGCCGCTTCACCGATCTGCTGAAATGGCAGTTCAACGGCCAACGCGCGAAATGGCCAGCGACCAGCCCGAGCCCCTTTCCGCAGGCAAGGCCCGCCGCGAAGGTCGAAGGCACCGACCTCACCGTAACCATGGTCGGCCATTCGACCTTGCTGATCCAGACGGCCGGGCTGAACATCCTCACCGACCCGGTCTGGTCGCAACGCACCTCGCCGTTTTCCTTCGCCGGGCCAAAACGCGTCAATGCGCCGGGCATCGTCTTCGACGATCTGCCGCCGATCGACCTCGTGCTGGTCAGCCACAACCATTACGACCATCTCGACCTCGCCACGCTGAAGCGGCTGAAGGAGAAGCACGATCCGCTGGTGGTGACGCCGCTCGGCAACGATGTGCTGATCGGCGAGGCGGTTCCCGATATGCGGCTTTCGGCGCATGACTGGGGAGACAAGGTCGACATCGCTGACCGCGCCGCCATCCACATCGAGCCGGCGCATCACTGGTCGGCGCGCGGCGCCCGCGACCGGCGCATGGCGCTGTGGGCCGGCTTCGTCATCGAGACGCCGGGCGGCAAACTCTATTTCGCCGGGGATACCGGCTTCCACGACGGCATCAACTACCGGCTGATGGCGGACAAACATGGCGGCTTCCGCTTCGCCATCCTGCCGATCGGCGCCTATGAGCCGCGCTGGTTCATGGCGCCGCAGCACCAGAACCCCAGGGAAGCGGTGCAAGGCATGAAGCTATGCAAGGCCGCCTTCGCCGCCGGCTGCCACTGGGGCACTTTCCACCTCACCGACGAACCGATGGACGAGCCGGTCCGCAAACTGGCCGAGGCGCTGGACGCCGAGGGCCTGCCGCAGGAGCGCTTTCGCGCCTTGCAACCCGGCGAGGTTTGGGACGTGCCGGAGATCGACCACCGCTGA
- a CDS encoding DUF1328 family protein — protein sequence MIKWIIILLIVAAAASLLGMPALAGAAATGARILIGIVLVIFLLVVLGIFAVT from the coding sequence ATGATCAAATGGATCATCATCCTGCTTATCGTCGCCGCCGCGGCAAGCCTGCTTGGCATGCCGGCGCTGGCCGGAGCCGCGGCCACCGGCGCGCGCATCCTCATCGGCATCGTTCTCGTCATCTTCCTGCTGGTGGTGCTAGGCATCTTTGCGGTGACCTAA